In Juglans regia cultivar Chandler chromosome 13, Walnut 2.0, whole genome shotgun sequence, the following proteins share a genomic window:
- the LOC109012607 gene encoding NADH:quinone reductase isoform X2, which produces MGWRGILGFEYGVVQGPLGPDISGPDLVAAVANAGGLGFLRAPDWESPDYLRELIRKTRNLTDKPFGVGVVLAFPHEENIKAVLEEKVGSLEEAKKAVNAGVDAIIVQGREAGGHVIGQDGLISLLPRVVDLIGDQDIPVIASGGIVDARGYVAALALGAQGICLGTRFVATVESYAHPTYKRKLIQLDKTAYTDIFGRARWPGAPQRVLQTAFFSDHKSLPFNLNELDKPVIGRATIHGMEKEIRQFAGTVPNATTTGDIESMAMYAGQGVGLIKEILPAGEVVERLVEGAQHLIQQKFGGI; this is translated from the exons ATGGGATGGAGAGGGATATTGGGTTTTGAGTATGGCGTCGTTCAGGGACCATTGGGACCTGATATTTCTGGTCCAGACCTTGTTGCTGCAGTTGCTAATGCCGGTGGACTTGGTTTCCTCCGAGCCCCCGATTGG GAGTCGCCGGACTACTTACGGGAGTTGATACGGAAAACACGAAACTTAACTGACAAACCATTTGGGGTCGGTGTTGTTCTGGCCTTTCCCCATGAGGAAAATATAAAGGCTGTATTGGAAGAGAAG GTTGGGAGTTTAGAAGAAGCAAAAAAAGCAGTTAATGCAGGTGTAGACGCAATCATTGTTCAAGGACGTGAAGCGGGAGGGCATGTAATTGGCCAG GATGGTTTGATATCATTGTTGCCCAGAGTCGTTGATCTTATTGGGGATCAAGATATACCGGTAATCGCTTCTGGGGGCATTGTTGATGCACGTGGGTATGTTGCTGCTTTGGCCCTTGGCGCACAAGGCATTTGCTTAGGCACCAG GTTTGTTGCAACTGTGGAAAGCTATGCTCACCCTACATACAAGAGGAAGTTAATTCAACTTGACAAAACTGCTTATACTGATATATTTGGCCGGGCAAGGTGGCCCGGTGCACCGCAACGTGTCCTGCAAACAGCTTTCTTCAGTGATCATAAATCCCTTCCTTTTAACTTGAATGAACTCGACAAGCCTGTTATTGGTCGTGCAACAATACATGGCATG GAGAAGGAAATTCGCCAGTTTGCAGGTACTGTTCCAAATGCGACAACCACAGGCGACATTGAAAGCATGGCTATGTATGCTGGCCAAGGTGTAGGCCTTATCAAGGAAATTTTACCAGCAGGTGAAGTTGTCGAAAGACTGGTTGAAGGGGCTCAGCATCTGATCCAACAAAAATTTGGTGGCATTTAA
- the LOC109012607 gene encoding NADH:quinone reductase isoform X1, whose product MGWRGILGFEYGVVQGPLGPDISGPDLVAAVANAGGLGFLRAPDWESPDYLRELIRKTRNLTDKPFGVGVVLAFPHEENIKAVLEEKVGFLQLSWGEFSEELVHEAHCAGVKVVPQVGSLEEAKKAVNAGVDAIIVQGREAGGHVIGQDGLISLLPRVVDLIGDQDIPVIASGGIVDARGYVAALALGAQGICLGTRFVATVESYAHPTYKRKLIQLDKTAYTDIFGRARWPGAPQRVLQTAFFSDHKSLPFNLNELDKPVIGRATIHGMEKEIRQFAGTVPNATTTGDIESMAMYAGQGVGLIKEILPAGEVVERLVEGAQHLIQQKFGGI is encoded by the exons ATGGGATGGAGAGGGATATTGGGTTTTGAGTATGGCGTCGTTCAGGGACCATTGGGACCTGATATTTCTGGTCCAGACCTTGTTGCTGCAGTTGCTAATGCCGGTGGACTTGGTTTCCTCCGAGCCCCCGATTGG GAGTCGCCGGACTACTTACGGGAGTTGATACGGAAAACACGAAACTTAACTGACAAACCATTTGGGGTCGGTGTTGTTCTGGCCTTTCCCCATGAGGAAAATATAAAGGCTGTATTGGAAGAGAAGGTAGGGTTCCTACAACTTTCTTGGGGTGAATTTTCCGAGGAGCTTGTACATGAAGCTCATTGTGCTGGGGTTAAGGTTGTTCCCCAA GTTGGGAGTTTAGAAGAAGCAAAAAAAGCAGTTAATGCAGGTGTAGACGCAATCATTGTTCAAGGACGTGAAGCGGGAGGGCATGTAATTGGCCAG GATGGTTTGATATCATTGTTGCCCAGAGTCGTTGATCTTATTGGGGATCAAGATATACCGGTAATCGCTTCTGGGGGCATTGTTGATGCACGTGGGTATGTTGCTGCTTTGGCCCTTGGCGCACAAGGCATTTGCTTAGGCACCAG GTTTGTTGCAACTGTGGAAAGCTATGCTCACCCTACATACAAGAGGAAGTTAATTCAACTTGACAAAACTGCTTATACTGATATATTTGGCCGGGCAAGGTGGCCCGGTGCACCGCAACGTGTCCTGCAAACAGCTTTCTTCAGTGATCATAAATCCCTTCCTTTTAACTTGAATGAACTCGACAAGCCTGTTATTGGTCGTGCAACAATACATGGCATG GAGAAGGAAATTCGCCAGTTTGCAGGTACTGTTCCAAATGCGACAACCACAGGCGACATTGAAAGCATGGCTATGTATGCTGGCCAAGGTGTAGGCCTTATCAAGGAAATTTTACCAGCAGGTGAAGTTGTCGAAAGACTGGTTGAAGGGGCTCAGCATCTGATCCAACAAAAATTTGGTGGCATTTAA
- the LOC109012606 gene encoding 7-deoxyloganetin glucosyltransferase-like produces MVEFACGLANSKKAFLWVIRPDMVKCDSMIVPHKFLSETKDRGIVVSWCPQEDVLSHPSIGGFLTHCGWNSMTASMCAGVPVLCWPFFADQQTNCRLACVEWGIGMEIDCNVKRDEVEKLVRELMEGEKGKEMRKHAMKWKKMAEEAVGADGCSNLNLDKVVKEVLQQLNP; encoded by the coding sequence ATGGTCGAGTTTGCTTGTGGACTCGCTAACAGCAAGAAAGCCTTCTTGTGGGTGATTAGGCCTGACATGGTGAAGTGTGACTCAATGATTGTACCCCACAAGTTTTTAAGTGAAACCAAAGACAGAGGCATTGTGGTAAGTTGGTGCCCACAAGAGGATGTGCTAAGCCACCCATCAATCGGAGGATTCTTGACCCATTGCGGATGGAACTCGATGACTGCAAGCATGTGCGCAGGAGTGCCTGTGCTCTGCTGGCCGTTCTTTGCCGACCAGCAGACAAACTGTAGGCTCGCGTGCGTTGAATGGGGCATTGGCATGGAGATCGATTGTAATGTGAAAAGGGATGAAGTGGAGAAGCTTGTGAGAGAGTTGATGGAGGGAGAGAAGGGTAAGGAGATGAGGAAACATGCCATGAAGTGGAAGAAAATGGCAGAGGAAGCAGTTGGTGCAGATGGCTGTTCAAACTTAAATCTCGACAAAGTGGTCAAGGAGGTGCTGCAGCAGTTGAATCcgtag